A stretch of the Medicago truncatula cultivar Jemalong A17 chromosome 5, MtrunA17r5.0-ANR, whole genome shotgun sequence genome encodes the following:
- the LOC11413270 gene encoding eukaryotic translation initiation factor 5A-5 isoform X1, protein MSDEEHHFESKADAGASKTYPQQAGTIRKNGHIVIKNRPCKVVEVSTSKTGKHGHAKCHFVGIDIFTGKKLEDIVPSSHNCDVPHVNRTDYQLIDISEDGFVSLLTESGGTKDDLKLPTDETLLSQIKDGFGEGKDLIVSVMSAMGEEQICGLKDIGPK, encoded by the exons ATGTCAGACGAGGAACACCATTTTGAGTCCAAAGCAGATGCTGGAGCATCAAAGACATATCCACAACAAGCTGGTACAATCCGCAAAAATGGTCACATTGTTATAAAAAACAGACCCTGCAAG GTAGTTGAAGTTTCAACTTCTAAAACTGGAAAGCATGGACATGCAAAGTGTCATTTTGTTGGTATTGATATCTTCACTGGCAAAAAACTTGAAGATATTGTTCCTTCTTCTCATAACTGTGAT GTTCCTCATGTTAATCGCACTGATTATCAGCTCATTGATATCTCAGAGGATGGATTT GTGAGTTTGCTGACTGAGAGTGGTGGTACTAAGGATGACCTTAAGCTTCCTACCGATGAAACTCTGCTTTCGCAG ATCAAGGATGGATTTGGTGAAGGTAAAGATCTGATTGTGTCTGTCATGTCTGCTATGGGTGAGGAGCAGATTTGTGGCCTCAAGGACATTGGCCCCAAGTAA
- the LOC11413270 gene encoding eukaryotic translation initiation factor 5A-5 isoform X2 gives MSDEEHHFESKADAGASKTYPQQAGTIRKNGHIVIKNRPCKVVEVSTSKTGKHGHAKCHFVGIDIFTGKKLEDIVPSSHNCDVPHVNRTDYQLIDISEDGFVSLLTESGGTKDDLKLPTDETLLSQVSCVIACCKHIIKQDQGWIW, from the exons ATGTCAGACGAGGAACACCATTTTGAGTCCAAAGCAGATGCTGGAGCATCAAAGACATATCCACAACAAGCTGGTACAATCCGCAAAAATGGTCACATTGTTATAAAAAACAGACCCTGCAAG GTAGTTGAAGTTTCAACTTCTAAAACTGGAAAGCATGGACATGCAAAGTGTCATTTTGTTGGTATTGATATCTTCACTGGCAAAAAACTTGAAGATATTGTTCCTTCTTCTCATAACTGTGAT GTTCCTCATGTTAATCGCACTGATTATCAGCTCATTGATATCTCAGAGGATGGATTT GTGAGTTTGCTGACTGAGAGTGGTGGTACTAAGGATGACCTTAAGCTTCCTACCGATGAAACTCTGCTTTCGCAG GTAAGTTGTGTAATAGCTTGCTGCAAACACATTATCAAACAAG ATCAAGGATGGATTTGGTGA